GAAGACTGGCTTAACCTGCGTCCCCGCCTCGCCCGAAACGCCGAAGTTTCCGCTAGGGATAGTGAGTTCTGGCTCCGCCTTGCCGAGACGATGCCGGTTCTCGCGCTGACCTGGACCGATCCGAGCGAGTTACCGGACGTGGCCGCAGCGGCTTATCACGGGACGCAGCGGTGAGGGGATGCGTGCTGGCCGGAGTCTGGGGCGCGGGAAAAACCTCGGTCTATCAGCGCACCGTCGCGCGGCTCGTCAAGGACGGATGCCAAACACTGATCACGATGCCGCAAGCGGCGACCATCACCACCCACACCTACACACCCGGCCAGCAACACGAGCACGCGGCCAACATCCTGTCGTGGCTGGAAGCCTTGACAGCCTTCCTCGAAGAGATCGACCGACGATTTCACGCCAGTACCCTGCCCCGTCATCGTTTCGCGGCCGCGTGGACACCGACCTGCGTGCTGGAAGGGCTCGGCTTTGACGCCCCGATGTACGGGCTACCGCTGGACCGCGCCGTTCTCCGGGACCTTGAACAGCGCCTTGGCGCTCTCGGCCTGCACCTGGTGCTCCTGCGCGTCCCTGATCACCGCATCCGCGCTCAATGCGTGGAATCCACGCGCTTGCAACGTGGCGCGAAATGGGCACGCTACTTGGAAGGCTTCGGCACCACCGATGCCGCGCGAGCCGAGCACATCAGGCGTGCGCAAGACGACTTGATGGCCTGGGCAAGGACCTCGCCCTTGCCGCTGTGCGTCATCGACACGGCCAAACAGGACTGGGACGCCTACGCCTGCCGAGTCGCCGACCTGCTCATGGCCTGATCGACGCCCAGACGTGAGCGGCACCGTCCGAGCGGACCCATGCCCGTAGCCGACGCAGGTAGTCCTCTCGCATTTCATGATCAGCAACCCGTATCCAGTACTGCACGCCGGTCAACAGTTCCAATCCCGTCGCGACGGACAGCCGCTCCGACCAGCGTTCCGGCCACGTACCGGCCGACCGGTAACCATCGGCGAAGGCATCGGCCCATGCTGGTCGTTCGGCGAACATCCACATAGCTGGCTTGACGAAATCCATGACCGGATCGACCCACCGGACATGCTCAAGATCGAGCAGGATTCGGAACCGGCCCTTGTCATCCACCAGGATGTTCGGCAAGTACACGTCCAAGTGCGCCACGGCTGGGCGCACGTGTGGCGACACGTCGTCGGCCAACCGGCACAGCAAGCCAATTCCGGCCTCAACCAACGCCAACGGTGCCCCGTCCAGACTCCGATAGGCGTCACGCAGCCACGCGGCTCGCCCCGCGACCACCGCACCCCACGAGGCAGGACCCACACCAAGCCCGCCGACAGCATCACCGAAGCCACCGACCGGAACCTGATGCAGCCGAGCCAGCGCCGCTCCGGTATCGCGCATCAACGCAACCGCCCTATCGGCATCCACCGAGGGCAACGTTTCTTCGGCATCCACGCCCGGCAGGTACTCGAACACCGTCAGCGGTTGCCCACCCACGGCAGGGCAGGAGTCAGTGAAGGCCAGCACAGGAGGGACGAGAACGCCGTGCTCCCAGACCCGCCGATGCTCGGCGAGCCGTTCCATGAACCCGTCGCGCGGACAGCCAAGCAGCACCTTGCCGACCAGCCGGCCGCGCGGCGACTCCAGCACCCACGACACATGGCTTCGGCCACGGCGAAGGGCACGAACGGGGCGAACCGGAGCGGCTTCCGGCAACACCTCCGCCACACCCGCTGCGACATCCTCAACGGTAAGCTCCGAGATCGCCACGATACGCAACCCTAGAGGCAGCGACCGACAGGAAAGGCACGCATGAGCGCCGCGACCACCGAGATCATCGCCAGGGCCGTCATCCGCCGCGACGGTCAACTTCTCCTGGTGCGTCAGCGCACCAAGTCCTGGTCGTTTCTGCCCGGCGGCCACGTCGAACCGGGTGAGCGGGTGGAAGTCGCCCTCGTGCGCGAACTCGCCGAAGAACTCGGCACCGACGCCAAGATCACGGGCTTCGTCGGGGCTGTCGAACACGGCTACATCGAGGACGGCGTGACCCACCACGAAATAAACCTCGTCTTCGAGGTGTCCATCGACGCCGCAGAGCCGGTCAGCCAGGAAGACCACCTGGAGTTTCACTGGTTGCCTCTTGACCAACTCGCCGACAC
This region of Saccharopolyspora hordei genomic DNA includes:
- a CDS encoding phosphotransferase, translated to MAISELTVEDVAAGVAEVLPEAAPVRPVRALRRGRSHVSWVLESPRGRLVGKVLLGCPRDGFMERLAEHRRVWEHGVLVPPVLAFTDSCPAVGGQPLTVFEYLPGVDAEETLPSVDADRAVALMRDTGAALARLHQVPVGGFGDAVGGLGVGPASWGAVVAGRAAWLRDAYRSLDGAPLALVEAGIGLLCRLADDVSPHVRPAVAHLDVYLPNILVDDKGRFRILLDLEHVRWVDPVMDFVKPAMWMFAERPAWADAFADGYRSAGTWPERWSERLSVATGLELLTGVQYWIRVADHEMREDYLRRLRAWVRSDGAAHVWASIRP
- a CDS encoding NUDIX domain-containing protein, which translates into the protein MSAATTEIIARAVIRRDGQLLLVRQRTKSWSFLPGGHVEPGERVEVALVRELAEELGTDAKITGFVGAVEHGYIEDGVTHHEINLVFEVSIDAAEPVSQEDHLEFHWLPLDQLADTDVRPGALKNALVAAGEDRTPFWHGWNG